A single Carassius auratus strain Wakin unplaced genomic scaffold, ASM336829v1 scaf_tig00214947, whole genome shotgun sequence DNA region contains:
- the LOC113093287 gene encoding teashirt homolog 3-like — protein sequence MPRRKQQAPKRATVYDSENVKETTIQTESTGSDCAVTKNKPHCEIDFGEDFNNPVDEQDSPTPELSGHDVDSESQLSESSDPTSDSDTTLIKNEEATTDFLKDHFVDSACITDSLEQMKAVYKSFLNNPYWSFLSLNSPKAHGDEQPASSSGSSSSNSSPGRNSYDWHQSAIAKTLQQVSQKQPAALEPSIFKHRQSTKLYGSIFTGASKFQCKSCSASYDTLLDLTVHMNETDHYRDDNLESASKGANSWSKPRKRSLLEMEGKEDAQKVLRCMYCGHSFESLQDLSVHMIKTKHYQKVPLREPRTAISAKIVSSFRKRGPVELGVAKSLHTAEQTKSPNGDQAKDIFQMYSEQTNKDDLTDQKTTRDVQFKSENLKCMECGISHDSVQQLSAHMMLTGHFVKVTQTLQKTEKPPHHKSKPVKSKSGTPCSSPLLATGILESSSLPSVRTRGKNKSQEITSQKDSVCKESANINEVKQKFSISSKSDYLTEDDLKESPKMDFDILKSLENTVTSAINKAQRGAPSWGGYQSIHAAYQLQNQLKPALNNSGFITSLKQSAGSQEGQSVDKSLLIPPSTPSRSSTVNFQEVDKLDNKVTEESFEVDSQFNDLNRQGSPHRQLLNSKGISLMSKSPSHESVVTSVSDVSECNTNKKEIQMQTQDLRTRLTSTSDLYDDGGLLSALPEPKQPSVSPLSALQSVMNLHLGKAAKPVRSVQDPMSMLLRMSNSMAERAALAGPSGHSAKRSQLHSDCHEICGDQPIDLSKGKSEQGLKAAALPGKALSSCVSDASVSESTSSKIVTPVSPLRENALSDISDMLRNLSDSQVLKSSTLLCRPEQSEIEGSHTSDEAEDTSVMHKRKGRQSHWKPQHLLILQAQFASCLRQTADGKYVISDLSSQERMVISHITGLSMTTISHWLANVKYQLRRTGRTKFIKNVDSGHPVFYCSECATQFQARSTYICHLESHLGFKIKDLVKLTSKDLNQRITKNSKSPPIKPMIPAVLPARGYQEQLPPVPVL from the exons ATGCCGAGGAGAAAACAACAGGCGCCAAAACGAGCGACAG TTTATGATTCAGAGAATGTTAAGGAAACCACCATACAGACTGAAAGCACTGGAAGTGATTGTGCAGTGACCAAGAATAAACCGCACTGTGAAATTGATTTTGGAGAAGACTTCAATAACCCAGTGGATGAACAAGATTCCCCCACTCCTGAGCTGTCAGGTCATGATGTTGACAGTGAATCTCAATTAAGTGAATCTAGTGACCCCACGTCAGATTCAGACACCACCCTGATCAAAAATGAGGAGGCCACAACAGACTTTCTAAAAGACCATTTTGTGGACTCAGCATGTATTACAGACAGCCTAGAACAGATGAAGGCTGTTTACAAAAGCTTCCTTAATAATCCCTACTGGTCCTTTTTGAGCTTGAATTCCCCTAAAGCACATGGAGACGAACAGCCGGCCAGTAGCAGTGGTAGCAGTAGCAGCAACAGCAGTCCTGGACGCAACAGCTATGACTGGCATCAGTCTGCTATCGCAAAGACACTCCAACAGGTCTCTCAGAAACAACCTGCTGCACTTGAACCAAGTATTTTCAAGCACCGCCAAAGTACTAAACTCTACGGATCCATCTTTACCGGTGCTAGCAAGTTCCAATGCAAAAGCTGCAGTGCATCTTATGACACACTGCTTGATCTCACAGTTCACATGAATGAAACAGACCACTACCGTGATGATAACCTTGAAAGTGCTAGTAAGGGTGCCAATTCATGGTCCAAGCCACGTAAGCGCTCTCTTTTAGAGATGGAGGGAAAGGAAGATGCTCAGAAAGTCCTACGCTGTATGTACTGTGGACACTCTTTTGAATCCTTGCAAGACCTAAGCGTGCACATGATAAAGACTAAGCATTACCAGAAGGTTCCTCTGAGAGAGCCAAGAACAGCAATTTCTGCTAAAATTGTGTCTTCATTCAGGAAGAGGGGTCCAGTGGAGCTGGGTGTTGCAAAATCTTTGCACACCGCAGAACAGACAAAAAGTCCCAACGGAGACCAGGCCAAAGATATTTTTCAGATGTATTCTGAACAAACCAACAAAGATGACTTGACAGATCAGAAGACAACCCGTGATGTACAGTTCAAGTCCGAGAACCTCAAATGTATGGAGTGTGGAATTTCACATGACTCTGTGCAGCAGTTGAGTGCTCATATGATGTTGACCGGCCACTTTGTTAAAGTCACCCAAACATTGCAAAAGACAGAGAAGCCTCCTCATCACAAAAGTAAGCCTGTGAAGTCTAAGTCTGGTACACCATGTTCTTCCCCTCTCTTAGCCACAGGAATCTTGGAGTCATCGTCCCTCCCATCCGTAAGAACTAGGGGCAAGAACAAGTCACAAGAAATTACTTCTCAGAAAGATAGCGTTTGCAAGGAGTCTGCAAATATAAATGAAGTTAAGCAGAAATTCAGCATATCATCAAAGTCTGATTACCTAACTGAAGATGATCTAAAAGAGAGTCCTAAAATGGATTTTGATATTCTAAAGTCATTGGAAAATACAGTAACATCGGCAATTAACAAAGCTCAGAGGGGTGCCCCGAGCTGGGGCGGTTACCAGAGCATTCATGCAGCTTATCAGTTACAAAACCAACTGAAACCTGCTCTAAACAACTCCGGCTTTATTACTTCTTTAAAACAATCAGCTGGTAGTCAGGAAGGCCAGTCCGTAGACAAAAGTCTTTTGATCCCTCCAAGCACTCCATCAAGATCTTCCACAGTTAATTTCCAGGAGGTGGACAAGCTGGACAATAAAGTAACAGAAGAGTCTTTTGAAGTAGACAGTCAATTTAATGACTTGAATAGGCAGGGATCCCCACACCGGCAGCTGCTGAATTCTAAAGGGATATCGCTAATGTCAAAATCTCCAAGTCATGAGAGCGTGGTAACATCTGTGAGCGATGTCTCTGAGTGTaacacaaacaaaaaggaaattCAGATGCAGACACAAGATTTAAGAACTCGCCTCACCTCCACTTCAGATCTGTATGATGATGGTGGTCTACTCTCTGCTCTCCCTGAGCCAAAACAACCCTCTGTCAGTCCTCTAAGTGCCCTTCAGTCTGTTATGAACCTCCATCTGGGTAAAGCTGCCAAACCAGTAAGATCTGTCCAGGACCCTATGAGTATGCTTCTTAGGATGAGCAACAGCATGGCTGAAAGGGCCGCTCTTGCCGGTCCATCTGGACACTCGGCAAAACGTAGCCAGTTGCATTCTGACTGTCATGAAATTTGTGGAGACCAACCCATAGACTTGTCCAAAGGAAAAAGTGAACAGGGTCTCAAAGCTGCCGCTCTCCCAGGCAAAGCTTTGAgttcctgtgtttctgatgcaTCTGTGAGTGAATCAACTAGTTCCAAAATCGTAACACCAGTGAGTCCTTTGCGTGAAAATGCCCTCTCTGACATATCAGACATGCTGCGCAATCTCTCAGACTCTCAAGTTTTGAAGTCCTCGACACTTCTATGTAGGCCAGAGCAGTCAGAAATCGAGGGTTCCCATACTTCAGATGAGGCAGAGGATACATCCGTGATGCATAAACGTAAGGGAAGGCAGTCGCACTGGAAACCCCAGCACTTGCTGATTTTGCAAGCTCAGTTCGCATCCTGCCTCAGGCAGACAGCTGATGGAAAGTATGTGATATCAGACTTGAGCTCCCAGGAAAGGATGGTCATATCACATATAACAGGTCTATCAATGACAACCATCAGCCACTGGCTGGCCAATGTGAAATATCAGCTCAGACGAACAGGCAGAACAAAGTTCATAAAGAATGTTGACTCAGGACACCCAGTTTTCTACTGTAGTGAATGTGCAACACAGTTCCAAGCTCGTTCTACTTACATATGTCACCTTGAGTCCCACCTTGGGTTTAAAATAAAAGACTTGGTTAAACTTACTTCTAAGGATCTAAACCAGAGGATTACAAAGAATTCTAAAAGCCCTCCCATAAAACCCATGATTCCCGCTGTACTGCCAGCTAGAGGATATCAGGAGCAATTGCCACCAGTGCCAGTGCTGTaa